A genomic stretch from Xiphophorus maculatus strain JP 163 A chromosome 14, X_maculatus-5.0-male, whole genome shotgun sequence includes:
- the LOC111610917 gene encoding high affinity immunoglobulin gamma Fc receptor I-like produces the protein MEGTSHCLIFLIFLLSCSTDPVLPVRLTVSPSRSQFFLYEPVILTCEDENRSDGWTVRRNTSREIRNRCGDGFGNLAVSTCTISYLFPSDTGLYWCESMSGSSSSSSSIQLSVSGGSVILQSPVLPVMEGDDVTLSCRAKNPTHNLPAAFYKDGSFIGDETTGNKILNSVKKSDEGLYKCNVKGHGESPSSRISVKEKPPTTSPPSSSSSPPSSSSSSSGEQLLLQL, from the exons ATGGAAGGCACATCTCACTGTCTGATCT TTCTGATCTTCTTGCTGAGCTGCTCAACAGATCCAG TCCTCCCAGTTCGTCTGACTGTGAGTCCCAGCAGATCTCAGTTCTTTCTATATGAACCTGTGATTCTGACCTGTGAGGATGAAAACAGATCTGATGGATGGACTGTGAGGAGAAACACAAGCAGAGAGATCAGGAACCGATGTGGAGATGGATTTGGTAACTTAGCTGTTTCTACCTGCACCATCAGTTACCTGTTCCCATCAGATACTGGTCTGTACTGGTGTGAGTCCATGTCtggatcctccagcagcagcagcagcatccagctctctgtctctg gTGGATCAGTGATCCTGCAGAGTCCTGTCCTCCCTGTGATGGAGGGAGATGACgtcactctgagctgcagagcaaagaatcCAACCCACAACCTCCCAGCTGCTTTCTATAAAGATGGCTCCTTCATTGGTGATGAAACTACTGGCAACAAGATTCTCAACTCAGTGAAGAAATCTGATGAAGGCCTCTATAAATGTAATGTCAAAGGTCATGGAGAGTCTCCATCCAGCAGGATCtctgtcaaag AGAAACCTCCAACCACCTctccaccttcctcctcctcctctccaccttcctcctcctcctcttcctcaggtgAGCAGCTTCTCCTTCAGCTCTGA